One genomic window of Anguilla anguilla isolate fAngAng1 chromosome 13, fAngAng1.pri, whole genome shotgun sequence includes the following:
- the LOC118211372 gene encoding uncharacterized protein LOC118211372, with protein MKEGLLNHVVLDRGAGQEDVAGDTAAQPNQMARGLALMREPTEEPMGERTEVLTREPKVALSREPSESLTKERTEELMGERTEELMGERTEALMGERTEELMGERTEALTKKRTESLRSEDTNDSLDNGLEGTSEGSVLLESKAPSITTDSEELHPAAPNCTVEPPKGADADGAQEPPVDWLEPLEEDDDDDEEEDDRHSWELDLLSGERRVNGKGEAEEESLAGESEMSGSVAGSDRNSATKGSKSGLVVRRRRRRRQSIVDEEWEDWPVLGEGWKRKEVFRRSGFTVGKTDTYYMSPLGDRFRSKIELAKHLAGTIDISTFDFKSGMFLDLGTLRKMRKLKKFRRMSRSARKGPSSPDFTSTPYRPQNAQHRRTPPPQPLTGRPGSITTPPRPAPPNLTTPPRPVTTPPRPAPPHLVTPPRPAPLHLSTLPGPTPPFAPSGLSSTPHSPLHHSQRLRPILKQEAGPPDCTQPELPAPGCSSCGGPVASRELWRKRPSSLCLKCKAEKRKDDSPNIVFRKWLPCGQCRACLVTKDCGMCASCRNGQLKRDSYKPVRCRKRKCLCPIRKKTAKERLAEKEREKPVKLEEPYIAPEVSKVKPCSVNKESDSEFIVCIDGEDEDAHEEEDEDEPVLLSRLGRACGGCAGCLRSADCGYCDRCGDRPGPTTRRRARPPCRLRRCQRPARLVQRVAHEGWMGLGRPRPHYSSSHWGNQHKRKAFWEALEFSEEEDDAEDLAGAGRPGDYKLQQDVDRDASVWTSQNCFKADSRRVDIENANRSSGGVPDTGHSTSSVCTLAEGAEADGEALVDEGAGVPWEPELQGLLDALRKMALPPHWVGLLGEGPSLQVLQCSRRSTMADTSLLIDSGFFYQISVQGQPLLLTHPLYREHPRRLPTVAHVVALLLDLERYAVCQGYPAPGPGPGPSPGLAPKGLSPEHCCEVSVQSEGRVLGVVFCIEPREELKNPVADASGTLLPSPKLIPDRLLGDRPPIPGWRGYSPGKFLQELQRDTSRGREKQSWTDWFQGARFFR; from the exons ATGAAGGAGGGGCTGCTGAATCACGTGGTCCTGGacaggggggcagggcaggaggaCGTGGCCGGGGACACCGCCGCACAGCCAAACCAAATGGCAAGGGGACTGGCGCTAATGAGAGAACCGACTGAGGAGCCAATGGGAGAACGGACTGAGGTGCTAACGAGAGAACCGAAAGTGGCGCTATCGAGAGAACCGTCAGAGTCCCTAACGAAAGAACGGACTGAGGAGCTAATGGGAGAACGGACTGAGGAGCTAATGGGAGAACGGACTGAGGCGCTAATGGGAGAACGGACTGAGGAGCTAATGGGAGAACGGACTGAGGCGCTAACAAAAAAACGGACAGAGTCGCTAAGGAGCGAGGACACGAACGATAGCTTGGACAATGGTTTGGAGGGGACGTCGGAAGGGTCCGTCCTGCTCGAGAGCAAGGCGCCCTCGATTACCACAGACTCTGAGGAACTCCACCCTGCTGCACCCAACTGCACGGTGGAACCTCCAAAGGGCGCAGACGCGGATGGAGCCCAAGAGCCCCCGGTGGACTGGCTGGAGCCGCTggaggaagatgatgatgacgacgaggaagaggacgacAGGCATAGCTGGGAGCTGGATCTACTCtcgggggagaggagggtgaaCGGAAAaggggaggcggaggaggagagccTGGCAGGAGAGAGCGAGATGAGCGGAAGTGTGGCGGGGAGCGACAGAAACTCCGCCACCAAGGGCAGCAAGAGCGGTCT GGTTGTCCGGCGTCGCCGGCGGAGACGGCAGTCCATTGTGGATGAGGAATGGGAGGACTGGCCCGTGCTGGGGGAGGGATGGAAACGAAAAGAAGTTTTCCGTCGCTCTGGCTTCACCGTGGGCAAGACGGATACGTACTACATGAG TCCGCTGGGAGACCGCTTCAGGAGTAAGATCGAGCTGGCCAAACACCTGGCAGGCACCATCGACATCTCTACCTTCGACTTCAAATCCGGGATGTTCCTGGATCTGGGGACCCTCAGGAAGATGAGGAAGCTGAAAAAG TTTCGTAGGATGTCCCGCTCTGCGCGGAAGGGGCCGTCATCCCCCGATTTCACCAGCACCCCCTACAGGCCACAAAATGCACAGCACAGAAGAACTCCGCCTCCCCAGCCCCTGACGGGACGGCCCGGCAGCATCACCACTCCCCCACGGCCCGCCCCTCCCAACCTCACCACACCCCCGCGTCCCGTCACCAcgcccccacgccccgcccctccccacctcgTCAcgcccccgcgccccgcccctctccacctcagcacGCTTCCAGGCCCCACCCCTCCGTTTGCCCCCAGCGGCCTCAGCAGTacccctcactcccccctccaccATTCCCAGAGGCTCCGCCCAATACTCAAACAGGAGGCGGGACCCCCCGACTGCACACAGCCCGAGCTGCCTGCTCC TGGCTGCTCGAGCTGTGGTGGCCCCGTTGCAAGCAGGGAGCTTTGGAGAAAACGCCCGTCGTCCTTGTGTCTGAAGTGCAAGG cagagaagagaaaagaTGACTCTCCAAACATTGTGTTCCGGAAG tggttgcCCTGCGGGCAGTGCCGGGCTTGCCTGGTCACAAAGGATTGTGGGATGTGTGCTAGCTGCAGGAATGGACAGTTAAAACGTGACTCCTACAAACCTGTGCGCTGCCGGAAACGCAAGTGTCTGTGCCCCATCCGCAAG aaaactgcAAAGGAAAGATTAgctgagaaggagagggagaaacctGTG AAACTGGAAGAGCCGTACATAGCTCCAGAAGTGAGCAAAGTGAAG CCTTGTTCCGTGAACAAGGAGAGCGATTCAGAATTCATCGTCTGTATTGACGGTGAGGACGAGGACGCgcatgaggaagaggatgaagatGAG CCTGTGCTCCTGAGCCGCCTCGGCAGGGCGTGCGGGGGCTGCGCCGGATGCCTGCGCTCCGCCGACTGCGGCTACTGCGACCGCTGCGGCGACCGGCCCGGCCCGACCACGCGCCGCAGAGCCAGGCCGCCGTGTCGGCTGCGCCGGTGCCAGAGGCCCGCCAGG ttggTCCAGCGCGTAGCCCACGAAGGTTGGATGGGTCTAGGCCGCCCGCGACCCCACTACTCCAGCAGCCACTGGGGGAACCAGCACAAacgcaaagcattctgggaagcCTTGGAGTTCAGCGAAGAGGAGGATGACGCCGAAGACCTCGCCGGTGCAGGAAGACCAGGGGACTACAAGCTGCAGCAGGATGTGGATAGAGACGCCAGTGTTTGGACGTCCCAG AACTGTTTCAAGGCTGACAGCCGAAGGGTAGACATTGAGAATGCAAACAGATCCTCAGGAGGAGTTCCTGACACCGGCCACTCG aCCAGCAGCGTCTGTACCctggcggagggggcggaggccGACGGGGAGGCGCTGGTAGACGAGGGGGCGGGCGTGCCCTGGGAGCCGGAGCTGCAGGGCCTCCTGGATGCCCTGCGCAAGATGGCGCTGCCGCCCCACTgggtggggctgctgggggaggggccgagCCTGCAGGTGCTGCAGTGCTCCAGGCGCTCCACCATGGCCGACACGTCGCTGCTCATCGACTCGGGCTTCTTCTACCAGATCAGCGTGCAGGGCCAGCCGCTGCTGCTCACGCACCCGCTGTACCGCGAGCACCCCCGCCGCCTGCCCACCGTCGCCCACGTGGTGGCGCTGCTGCTGGACCTGGAGCGCTACGCCGTGTGCCAGGGCTAcccggccccgggccccggccccggcccctcccccggtctcgccccca AAGGCCTTTCACCTGAACACTGCTGTGAGGTTTCTGTGCAAAGCGAGGGGAGGGTGCTTGGGGTGGTGTTTTGCATCGAACCTCGAGAGGAACTGAAAAACCCCGTGGCGGACGCCTCAGGGACTCTCCTGCCTTCCCCCAAGCTGATCCCAGAT AGATTGCTGGGGGACAGACCTCCAATCCCGGGTTGGCGGGGATACTCTCCAGGGAAATTTCTCCAGGAACTACAGCGCGACACCAGCCGCGGCAGGGAGAAGCAGAGCTGGACTGACTGGTTCCAGGGAGCGCGGTTCTTCCGATGA